In Streptomyces liangshanensis, the DNA window CCGCCGACCCACCTGCGCCGGCGGCACCTGGCCGGAGCCGCACCCCGCCCGGCCCGCGTGACGTGCGACGAGAGCGCCTCCCTGGCGATCGCGGCGGAACTGGCCCCGGCACGGGCGGCGATCGCGCGGCGTGTCATCCGCGACTGCGCGGGGTGAGCACCGCTCGCGCGCGGGCCGCCCACCGGTCCGGATGCGGTACGAAGAGCGGTGTGAACGAACGTACCCGGCCCGCGGGCATCCGTGTATTCGTCGCCCTCGCCCCGCCGGACGACGCCAAGGAAGAACTGCTCGGGGAGGTGCGTCCCGCCTACGCCACGCATCCCGGCATGCGGTGGAACCGCGTGGAGGACTGGCACATCACCCTGGCGTACCTCGGGGAACTGCCCACGGAGACGGTGCCGCCGCTGCGCCGGCCCCTCGCCGACCTCGCGGCGCGCCGCCGCCCGCCCCGCCTCGCGCTGCGCGGCAGCGGCACCTTCGACGACCGGGTGCTGTGGACCGGGCTCGACGGCGATCTGGACGAACTGCGGGCGCTGGCCGCGGACGTGCGTACCGTCGTAGCCGCCTGCGGGATCGTCTTCGAGGACCGGCCCCTGCGGCCTCATCTGACACTCGCCCGCGCGCGCCGGGGAGACCTCGCCTCGGTGGGTGAGATCGCGGGCGGGCTCGCCTCGTTCACCGGGCGCCGGTGGGCCGCCGAGCGTCTGCATCTGGTGGGCAGCAACGCCGCCCGCGGCGACGGGCCGATCCGGTACCGGGACATCGAGGCGTGGCCGCTCGGTCGCGCCCTCCCCTAGAACCTGCCCGGTGCGCGCCCGCTGGTCGGCCATGGCCTGATTCCCTCCCCCAAGTTTCTGGGATGGGCGTCCCTTCCCCTCCGCAGCAGTCTTGAGCACGACACGAACGGACGTACATCCCGTACGTCCGCGACGAGGGAGAGACATGTCCATGCGCAGAAGGCTTGTGGGGGCGGTGGCCGCGGGTGCGGCTCTGGCCGGGATGGCGACCGCGGTCGCGCCGGCGGCCGGAGCGGCCGAGCGGGGCGCCGGAGCGTCGGCGAGTGTGTGGCGCAACATCGTGATCGACGGCACGTACACCATCCGGGACGACGAGGGCCTGTCGGCCGGCACGTACTGCAACGGCAACGTGGCGACCGAGAGCTGGGTCAACGAGGAGCGCACGCCGTACCTGTGGTGGTCCACCACCTGCGGCGGCGAGATCCGGACGGAGATGCACGTGTCCGCGCAGACGGACGCGGGTGGCGGGGCGCGGGTGTTCGTCACACTGATGCTGTTCGAGGGGACGACGGACACGAACGACGACCGGGACGCGTTCGTCGAGTTCGACCGGTACATCCCGGCCGACAAGCTGACCCGGCCCGGGGAGATCGCGCTGCTCAGCGTGGAGAACGGTGGCAAGGACTGGGCCAAGTTCAACCTGACCCTGCGCAACACCGCCTGACCGTTCCCGTCCGCGCCACCTGGGGGTTGGGCCGGACGCGGCCCGCGCCCCCCGAGAGCCCGGTGGCGCGGCGGCGCGCGCACCACGCCGAACCTCTCCGCTTCGGAAGCGGCCGCCGCTAATCTGACCGAATGGGGCGGTACGGGGGAACCGAACGCACAGTCAGGGTCCGGGACTCGGTGGTCCGGGCGGCGGGGGCCGCGCGGACCGTCGAGGACTTCTTCGACGCGGTCACGCGGGCCATGGCGCCCGCCCTGCGCTTCGACGTATGGGCGGGCGTCACCGTCGACCCGGACACGCTGATCAACACGGGGGGCAACTACCGGAACGCGGTGCCCGACACGTTGATGCCGCGCATGCTCGACATCGAGTACCGGGAAGGAGACGTCAACTCGCTGCCCGAACTCGCGCGGCGGCCGGTGCCGGTGGGGCTCCTGAGCGAGGCGGTGGGCGGCGACCTGCACCGTAGTCCGCGCTACCGGGACATCGCCGGGCCGCTGGGTTACCGGGACGAACTGCGGGTGCTGTTACGGGACCGGCACGGCGCCTGGGGCGCGCTGGTCCTCGGCGTCGGGGACGACGGCGAGGGGTTCGGTCCGGCCGCCACGTCGTTCGCCGCCGCGCTCGCGCAGCCGCTCGGGGACGCGTTGCGGCGGCTCCACCTGACCCGGCGGGCACAGGAGGAGCCGGCGGGCACGGCACCCGGGCTGATACTGCTGGACGACGCCTACCGGCCGGTGCACCTGACGCCGGCGGTCGCCCGGTGGTTCGACGACCTCCCGGAGGGACCGGCGCCCGCCCCGCCCCTCGGCGCGGTTCGCGGGCCGGCCGCCGGGGGCGCCCCCGGTGAGGGCGCGGGGCCAGGGGGCCGGCCGCCCGGGTTACCGCCCGCGGTGTACGCGGTGGCCGCGGCCGTCCGGGCGCCCGGCGCGCGGGAGACGCTCACCTCGTGGGCCGTCACCCGGAGCCGCGGCCGGGTCCGGCTGCACGCCTGGCAGGTCGACGGGCCGGCCCCGGCGCGGGTCGCCGTGGTCGTCGAGCAGGCCGCGCCCGGCGAACACATCGCGCTGATCGTGGCCGCGTACGGGCTCACGCCGCGCGAACGGGACATCGCCACCCTGGTGCTGCGCGGCCTGCCGACCGCGGAGATCGCGCGCTACGCCCGGCTCTCCCCGCACACCGTGCAGGACCACCTGAAGTCGGTGTTCGACAAGACGGGGGTACGGAGCCGCCGCGACCTGGTCGGCGCCCTCTTCGCCCGCCACTTCGGGCCGCGGCGTCCCTGACCCGGCCGACCTCGCCGCGCCACCGGCCCGCCCCGCCGCGCCACCGGCCGGCCGGGACGTGAGAACGGGTCCCTGGCCGGCGACGACCACCCGCGTGGCGATTCCCGCTCGATCACGGTGCTTGAATGGACCTTCGTTCCTGATCCGGCAAGGAGAAGCGCTGTGCCCCTGGTATCTGTCGTGATGCCCGTGTACAACTCCGCGGCCACCCTCGGCGCGGCGGTCCGATCGGTGCTCACCCAGACCCACGCCGATCTGGAGCTGCTGGTCACCGACGACCGGTCCACGGACAGTTCCATGGACCTGCTCCGCGAGTTCGCCGAGCGGGACGAGCGCGTCCTGCCGGAGTCGGCACCCGAGCAGGGCGGTGCGGGCCGGGCCCGTAACCTCGCGATCCAACGGGCCCGCGGGGACTACATCGCCTTCCTCGACAGCGACGACATGTGGCTTCCGGAGAAGACCGAGAAGCAGCTCGCGTTCGCCGCCGAGGCCACCGCGCCGTTGACGTTCACGTCGTACTTCAAGATGGACGCCGACCACGACGGCGAGAGCACGGAGTGGGTCCCGAACGGCCGGGTGATCCGCGCGCGGGGGCACGTGGACTACCGCGCGATGCTGGTCCGGGACCACATCGGCGCCCTCACGGCCATGTACGACCGCAACGTCCTGGGCACGAGGCTGATGCCGGAGATGCGCAAGCGCCAGGACTACGCCCTCTGGTTGTCGATCATGCGGGACGGGGCGGACGCCCGGGGCCTGGCCGAGCCGCTCGCGGTGTACCGGGCCCACCAGGCGGGGTCGCTGTCCTCCAACAAGCTCTCGCTCGTGCAGTACAACTGGTCCCTGTACCGCGAGCACGAGCGTCTGTCGGTGCCGCGGGCGACACGGGCGCTGACCGGGGCCGTGTGGCAGTCGCTGCGCAACTCGCGCGTCTGACGCGCACCGCTGCGCGTCCGGCGCGCACCGCTCCCCCGGGGCCGCTCCACCGGGGCGCTCCACCGGGGCCGGGGCCGCACAGAACGCCGTCTCAGGCCGCCGTGAGCGGCGCGGTGGCCATGATGCGCTCGCGGATGACCGCCGCGGCGGCCGGGTCCGCCTCCACGACCACACCGACCTTCGGCACGCCGGGGTCGTCGACGGCGACCGTCCGCCCCCGGTCCTCCGCCTCCAGCAGAACGTCGAGCGCGGTCCCGCGCACCTGGGTGGTGGCGACCTCGCCGACGGCGATCGCGGCGGCGAGGGGATCGTGCAGGGGCGCGCGACGGCCGGATCCGATGCTCTCGTAGAAGCCGACGTAGTGGCGCAGCATCTGTCCCAGGGCCGCGTGCAGGGGCGGGCCCGCGTGGGTGAACAGGTCGGCGTCCGTGTCGTCGAAGTGGTGCCGCAGCGTGACGTCCAGGGGCACGAGCAGGGTACGGAACCCGGCGCGCAGCACGACGCGGGCCGCTTCCGGGTCGTTGGCGACGTTCGCCTCCGCGACGGGCGTGACGTTCCCGGGAACCCAGACCGCGCCCCCCATGACCGTGAGGTTCGCGACCAGGGCGGGCAGGTCCGGCTCGATCCGGAGCGCTTCGGCGATGTTGGTCAGCGGCGCCGTGGTCAGGACGTGCAGGGTGTGCGGGTGCTCGTGGGCGAGACGAACGAGCATCTCGGCCGCGGTCTCCGCGCCCGGGCGGTGGCCGGGGGGCAGGTCGACGCCGCCGACGCCGTTGTGGCCGTGCACGTGACGGGCGCCGCCGCCGAACGTACCGGCGATCGGGTCGTGCGCTCCCACGGCCACCGGCACGTCGGACCGGCCCGCCAGGCCGAGCAGGGCGGCGGTGTTCGCGGCGCCCTCCGCCGAGGTGACGTTGCCGAAGACCGTGCCTACGCCGGCGAGCTCGGCGGCGGGGGCGTTGAACAGGTAGGCGAGGGCGAGCGCGTCGTCGACCCCTGTGTCGCAGTCGAGATACAGCGGGATGGGGGCGGTGTTCATGCGTGTCCTCGGATCCTGGTGGAGATGACGGGCGGACGGGCGCGCGGCGCCGGTGGTCAGCCTCCGTGCGCGGGCCGCGGAGCCCTGCGCAGTCGCGCCTCCAGCTCGTCCAGCAGCGTGGGCAGGTCGGGTGCGACGGCGAGGTCGTCCAGGGTGGACGCGGGAAGGAATCCGGAGTCGGCGATGCCGCGCAGGGCGTCGACCAGCGGCGTCCAGAAGCCCCCGGCGTCGAGGAGGCCGACCGGCTTGGCGTGGAACCCCAACTGGCGCCAGGACCACACCTCGAAGATCTCCTCCAGCGTGCCGAGCCCGCCGGGCAGGGCGACGAACCCGTCGGCGAAGTCGGCCATCATCGCCTTGCGCTCGTGCATCGAGTCGCAGACGTGCAGCTCCGTCACTCCCTCGTGCGCCCACTCCCGCTCGACCATGCTGCGCGGGATGACCCCGATGACCTCGCCGCCCGCCTTCAGCGCGGCATCCGCCACGACGCCCATCAGCCCCCGGCGCCCGCCGCCGTAGACCACGCCGATCCCGCGCCGGGCCAGCTCCGTGCCCACGTGGGCGGCCACCGCCGCGTACGCCGGGTCCTTTCCGTCGGACGAGGCGAGGAAGACGGCGAGGCGGCGCATGAGGACCTCCGGCGAACACGGGCTGAGCGGCTGGGTAAGGGTCTTCCCCCACGTCGGCGGCACGGCGACGCCTCGGCGGCACGGCGACGCACGGCGCCGGCCCAGGGAACACAGGACACCTAACCCCATGCCCAT includes these proteins:
- a CDS encoding glycosyltransferase family 2 protein, yielding MPLVSVVMPVYNSAATLGAAVRSVLTQTHADLELLVTDDRSTDSSMDLLREFAERDERVLPESAPEQGGAGRARNLAIQRARGDYIAFLDSDDMWLPEKTEKQLAFAAEATAPLTFTSYFKMDADHDGESTEWVPNGRVIRARGHVDYRAMLVRDHIGALTAMYDRNVLGTRLMPEMRKRQDYALWLSIMRDGADARGLAEPLAVYRAHQAGSLSSNKLSLVQYNWSLYREHERLSVPRATRALTGAVWQSLRNSRV
- a CDS encoding helix-turn-helix transcriptional regulator, with protein sequence MGRYGGTERTVRVRDSVVRAAGAARTVEDFFDAVTRAMAPALRFDVWAGVTVDPDTLINTGGNYRNAVPDTLMPRMLDIEYREGDVNSLPELARRPVPVGLLSEAVGGDLHRSPRYRDIAGPLGYRDELRVLLRDRHGAWGALVLGVGDDGEGFGPAATSFAAALAQPLGDALRRLHLTRRAQEEPAGTAPGLILLDDAYRPVHLTPAVARWFDDLPEGPAPAPPLGAVRGPAAGGAPGEGAGPGGRPPGLPPAVYAVAAAVRAPGARETLTSWAVTRSRGRVRLHAWQVDGPAPARVAVVVEQAAPGEHIALIVAAYGLTPRERDIATLVLRGLPTAEIARYARLSPHTVQDHLKSVFDKTGVRSRRDLVGALFARHFGPRRP
- the thpR gene encoding RNA 2',3'-cyclic phosphodiesterase, yielding MNERTRPAGIRVFVALAPPDDAKEELLGEVRPAYATHPGMRWNRVEDWHITLAYLGELPTETVPPLRRPLADLAARRRPPRLALRGSGTFDDRVLWTGLDGDLDELRALAADVRTVVAACGIVFEDRPLRPHLTLARARRGDLASVGEIAGGLASFTGRRWAAERLHLVGSNAARGDGPIRYRDIEAWPLGRALP
- a CDS encoding nucleoside hydrolase yields the protein MNTAPIPLYLDCDTGVDDALALAYLFNAPAAELAGVGTVFGNVTSAEGAANTAALLGLAGRSDVPVAVGAHDPIAGTFGGGARHVHGHNGVGGVDLPPGHRPGAETAAEMLVRLAHEHPHTLHVLTTAPLTNIAEALRIEPDLPALVANLTVMGGAVWVPGNVTPVAEANVANDPEAARVVLRAGFRTLLVPLDVTLRHHFDDTDADLFTHAGPPLHAALGQMLRHYVGFYESIGSGRRAPLHDPLAAAIAVGEVATTQVRGTALDVLLEAEDRGRTVAVDDPGVPKVGVVVEADPAAAAVIRERIMATAPLTAA
- a CDS encoding TIGR00730 family Rossman fold protein, with amino-acid sequence MRRLAVFLASSDGKDPAYAAVAAHVGTELARRGIGVVYGGGRRGLMGVVADAALKAGGEVIGVIPRSMVEREWAHEGVTELHVCDSMHERKAMMADFADGFVALPGGLGTLEEIFEVWSWRQLGFHAKPVGLLDAGGFWTPLVDALRGIADSGFLPASTLDDLAVAPDLPTLLDELEARLRRAPRPAHGG